A window of the Bdellovibrio sp. ZAP7 genome harbors these coding sequences:
- a CDS encoding DNA topoisomerase VI subunit B: MSKITKSSTAEYFAKNLQQVGFSSPLKAVLTTLKEAVDNSLDACESSGILPDLLVEISKVGSGSTKNTDLIRIVVEDNGPGIEGEDLAKVYGEYLASSKFGRGQCSRGQQGIGISAATTWAQMTNARGVSVVSKTKKMRKAISAQVDVDIKSNTGLVKNKESMDWDREHGTRVEFILDGRIQLNGDGGILTYIEGTILVNPHMTITYKLNDADFVTVTRVSNEVPKVPEASLPHPHTFKLGEFITHSTLFGKTTLSKFLKTGFSRISDQSISDFVKKGLPKNLLEKPLTVLSEEDFKKVFQAVQNTDLMAPSTKSVLTVGEEALSKSITRLGEIDFFAVVTRKPTICDFKPVVVEVALARFKDRNQQNDSPVTLLRFANRVPLQFDKSGCAITWAIESVNWKTYGLGQPKDSLPLGPYIFAISIVSPFIKFKNASKETIDASEELVAEIRLALIQAGQKLSRHIKKEVKEADLERKLAHIEQFGPILVEGLARIINAPESRKKKAEEGLKKLLGRDSEEAIADLEAAESKLLAQKQREKKKGIDHGDEEEIDVISAEDIHEEAAQGTKKSTTKKAVGTQKATATTKKTTGKKA, encoded by the coding sequence GTGAGCAAAATTACCAAAAGTAGTACAGCTGAATATTTTGCTAAAAACCTCCAGCAAGTCGGGTTCTCGTCTCCTTTAAAAGCCGTTTTGACGACTTTGAAAGAAGCCGTAGACAACTCGTTGGATGCCTGTGAATCATCCGGCATTTTGCCTGATTTGTTAGTAGAAATTTCGAAAGTTGGATCTGGTTCAACTAAAAATACTGATTTAATTCGCATCGTTGTCGAAGACAACGGTCCCGGAATCGAAGGCGAAGATCTTGCCAAGGTGTACGGGGAATATCTTGCATCTTCTAAGTTCGGCCGCGGTCAATGTTCTCGCGGTCAACAAGGTATCGGTATTTCTGCTGCCACGACATGGGCGCAGATGACAAATGCTCGGGGTGTGAGCGTTGTTTCTAAAACTAAAAAAATGCGTAAAGCGATATCGGCTCAGGTGGATGTCGACATCAAGTCCAATACGGGTCTTGTGAAAAACAAAGAATCGATGGATTGGGATCGCGAACACGGTACACGTGTTGAATTCATCCTTGATGGACGTATTCAATTGAACGGTGATGGTGGTATTTTGACTTATATCGAGGGCACAATTCTTGTGAATCCTCATATGACAATCACATATAAACTAAACGATGCCGACTTCGTTACTGTGACTCGTGTAAGCAATGAAGTTCCTAAAGTTCCAGAGGCTTCTTTGCCACATCCGCACACGTTTAAACTGGGTGAGTTTATCACTCATTCTACGTTGTTCGGTAAAACGACTTTGTCTAAGTTCTTGAAGACCGGTTTCTCTCGTATTTCTGATCAATCGATCTCTGATTTCGTGAAAAAAGGTCTTCCGAAAAACCTTCTTGAAAAGCCTTTGACAGTATTGTCTGAAGAGGACTTCAAGAAAGTATTCCAAGCTGTTCAAAACACAGATTTGATGGCTCCTTCCACTAAGTCAGTTTTGACTGTAGGTGAAGAAGCACTTTCTAAATCTATCACTCGTTTGGGTGAGATCGACTTCTTTGCAGTTGTGACTCGTAAACCGACTATTTGTGACTTTAAACCCGTGGTTGTCGAAGTCGCATTGGCCCGTTTCAAAGATCGCAATCAACAAAACGATTCTCCGGTAACACTTCTTCGCTTCGCCAACCGTGTACCACTTCAGTTCGATAAATCGGGCTGTGCGATCACGTGGGCGATTGAATCTGTGAACTGGAAAACTTATGGCTTGGGTCAACCTAAAGACTCTTTGCCACTAGGTCCTTACATCTTTGCGATTTCTATCGTATCTCCGTTTATCAAATTTAAAAATGCCTCGAAGGAAACTATCGATGCATCTGAAGAGTTGGTGGCAGAGATTCGCTTGGCGTTGATCCAAGCAGGTCAAAAACTTTCTCGTCACATCAAAAAAGAAGTGAAGGAAGCTGACCTGGAAAGAAAATTGGCTCACATCGAGCAATTCGGTCCGATCCTGGTTGAAGGGTTGGCACGAATCATCAATGCGCCAGAGTCTCGTAAGAAAAAAGCTGAAGAAGGTTTGAAAAAACTTTTGGGCCGCGATTCTGAAGAGGCGATTGCAGATCTTGAAGCAGCAGAATCCAAACTTTTGGCGCAAAAACAGCGCGAAAAGAAAAAAGGCATCGATCATGGTGACGAAGAGGAAATCGATGTGATTTCCGCTGAAGACATCCATGAGGAAGCCGCTCAAGGCACTAAAAAATCTACGACGAAAAAAGCGGTTGGCACTCAAAAAGCCACGGCTACGACTAAGAAAACGACTGGGAAAAAAGCGTAA
- a CDS encoding DNA topoisomerase VI, producing the protein MAKLLSVRELKIDIPKEARILADKMLKDLESSKRPVLEAVKTSLDNSLYNAKVGYLTPGDKVVRTELNVSSVQKLARVVFVLEILLGNLEIGSVNTKRELYYMCKGLIKGNSRLKPLDFDDQSESDSIIDFIGDMLEVYREELNCFANDRGGQTYSQQLVVTETLNDGDKAVVDLSTLGTSPFQPKNKPQALKLKAKKKIDFCLIVESEGTANTLVSMGFTKRNNCIVMGAQGVPSNGVRGWSKLIQDELDVPMYFFGDLDAYTMQNIFRTLKAGSAASLIRNSHFSAPNVRFLGVLPEDVKKYDLPHYKVKESDPAEARALKKAKDALENDPFFLDKKNKSLADILRWLIKEKIRCEQQSFFSVDPKDPIKTEKLILEKIKRGSYV; encoded by the coding sequence ATGGCAAAATTACTTAGCGTTCGCGAACTTAAAATTGATATTCCTAAGGAAGCCCGCATCTTGGCAGACAAGATGTTGAAGGACCTTGAGTCTTCAAAACGTCCTGTTTTGGAAGCGGTGAAGACTTCATTGGATAACTCTTTGTACAATGCCAAGGTGGGATACTTAACTCCGGGAGATAAAGTTGTCCGTACGGAATTGAATGTTTCGTCAGTACAAAAATTGGCTCGTGTGGTTTTTGTTTTGGAAATTCTTTTGGGCAATTTGGAAATTGGCTCTGTAAATACAAAACGTGAGCTTTATTACATGTGCAAAGGTTTGATCAAAGGAAACTCTCGTTTGAAACCGTTGGATTTCGATGATCAATCTGAATCAGATTCTATCATCGATTTTATCGGGGACATGCTGGAAGTTTATCGTGAGGAGCTGAACTGTTTCGCCAATGACCGTGGTGGACAAACTTACTCGCAACAATTGGTTGTAACTGAAACATTGAACGATGGCGATAAAGCAGTTGTCGATCTTTCGACTCTTGGGACTTCACCGTTTCAACCAAAAAATAAACCACAAGCTTTGAAATTGAAGGCGAAAAAGAAAATCGACTTCTGCTTGATCGTTGAATCTGAAGGTACTGCCAATACTTTGGTATCCATGGGTTTCACAAAACGTAACAACTGTATCGTCATGGGTGCCCAAGGGGTTCCATCGAACGGTGTTCGTGGTTGGTCAAAATTGATTCAAGACGAACTGGATGTTCCGATGTACTTCTTCGGAGATCTCGATGCGTACACAATGCAAAATATCTTCCGTACTTTGAAGGCGGGTTCTGCGGCATCTTTGATCCGTAACTCTCATTTCTCTGCACCGAATGTTAGATTCTTGGGCGTATTGCCTGAAGATGTGAAAAAGTATGATCTTCCTCACTACAAAGTGAAAGAGTCTGATCCAGCTGAAGCCCGCGCTTTGAAAAAAGCCAAAGATGCTTTGGAAAACGATCCGTTCTTTTTGGATAAAAAGAATAAATCACTGGCGGACATTTTGCGCTGGTTGATCAAGGAAAAGATTCGTTGCGAGCAACAATCGTTCTTCTCTGTCGATCCAAAAGATCCAATCAAGACAGAAAAACTGATCCTGGAAAAAATCAAAAGAGGATCTTACGTTTAG
- a CDS encoding NADAR family protein: MFRTLIACLMLGSQIACAHQSQDLAKTPPVPYEGEILDFYSTKNPYGEFSNFAEYPVFVDGEWWKTSEHYYQAHKYEKPELIKWVQDAETPMEAAKRGRDGTVPKRADWDQRKDEFMEKAVQDKFTRHEELKVLLLSTGEARLYEHTKNDCYWGDCGDRTGKNKLGLLLERIREELKIR; encoded by the coding sequence ATGTTTCGTACCTTAATTGCTTGTCTAATGCTCGGTTCGCAGATTGCATGCGCTCATCAATCTCAAGATCTTGCCAAGACTCCACCGGTTCCCTATGAGGGTGAAATCTTGGACTTCTATTCGACGAAAAACCCTTACGGAGAGTTTTCTAATTTTGCGGAGTATCCGGTTTTTGTGGATGGGGAGTGGTGGAAGACTTCTGAGCATTATTACCAAGCACACAAGTATGAAAAACCAGAGTTGATCAAATGGGTCCAAGATGCAGAAACTCCAATGGAAGCGGCCAAGCGCGGTCGCGATGGAACTGTTCCTAAGCGCGCCGATTGGGATCAGCGCAAAGACGAGTTCATGGAGAAAGCCGTTCAGGATAAGTTCACTCGTCATGAGGAATTGAAAGTTCTTTTACTTTCCACGGGCGAAGCTCGACTTTATGAACACACCAAGAATGATTGTTATTGGGGTGACTGTGGCGATCGTACGGGTAAGAACAAACTGGGTCTTTTACTCGAGCGCATTCGCGAGGAATTAAAAATTCGCTAG
- a CDS encoding carboxypeptidase-like regulatory domain-containing protein: MKLKIYFLLGLFLMLGACASNQEKQELKNPLEVLNGKTYNAREDSELGGVPVTGTKNKVTRIHGVILQGEGVTATPVKFISVRLLDDDGVTIANATSDIKGAFVLSGIFFNGHYVVEITSKKFKGATRVYVNRYEQEITIQATPVK, translated from the coding sequence ATGAAACTTAAAATTTACTTTTTGCTGGGACTGTTTTTGATGTTGGGCGCTTGCGCTTCGAACCAGGAAAAGCAGGAATTGAAAAATCCGCTCGAGGTTTTGAACGGCAAAACCTACAACGCCCGTGAAGACTCTGAACTCGGTGGGGTGCCAGTCACTGGCACTAAAAATAAAGTCACACGCATCCATGGTGTGATTCTTCAAGGTGAGGGTGTGACTGCCACTCCCGTTAAGTTTATTTCCGTCAGATTGCTGGATGATGATGGTGTGACGATTGCCAATGCGACGTCTGATATCAAAGGCGCGTTCGTTCTTTCAGGTATTTTCTTTAACGGTCACTACGTTGTGGAAATCACTTCTAAGAAATTCAAAGGTGCCACTCGCGTATACGTAAATCGTTACGAGCAAGAGATCACTATTCAAGCAACGCCCGTTAAATAA